A genomic region of Nitrospirota bacterium contains the following coding sequences:
- a CDS encoding ABC transporter permease yields the protein MFKFIEVIGRTIMRFSESLGQIIILFYHLLRQLLHPPFELRNSFKQMLEIGVKSLPVVLITAVFTGMVFALQTYTGFKRFGAEALVGTVVALSMTRELGPVLTGLIVAGRAGAAMAAELGTMRVTEQIDALETLATNPIKYLIVPRFIAGVFMLPALSTIADITGIIGGYFITVGIFETSSIVYWKRTWDYLEVSDIYNGLIKAGFFGASISLISCYKGFYTSGGAEGVGRATTGAVVLSSMTILISDYFLSAWLFK from the coding sequence ATGTTTAAATTCATTGAAGTCATCGGAAGAACAATTATGAGATTCTCTGAATCTCTTGGTCAAATAATAATTTTATTTTATCATTTGTTGAGGCAATTGTTACATCCTCCTTTTGAATTGAGAAATAGTTTCAAACAGATGCTCGAGATAGGAGTTAAGTCTTTGCCTGTTGTTTTAATAACCGCAGTTTTTACAGGAATGGTTTTTGCCTTGCAAACATATACAGGTTTTAAACGGTTTGGAGCTGAAGCATTGGTTGGAACTGTGGTAGCCCTTTCAATGACAAGAGAACTCGGGCCTGTTCTTACTGGACTTATAGTTGCAGGAAGGGCTGGTGCAGCAATGGCAGCAGAGCTTGGAACAATGAGAGTTACAGAACAGATTGATGCTCTCGAGACATTAGCTACTAATCCTATAAAATACTTAATCGTGCCAAGATTTATAGCGGGTGTTTTCATGTTACCGGCACTTTCAACCATTGCCGATATAACAGGTATTATTGGTGGTTATTTTATCACTGTCGGAATTTTTGAAACAAGTTCTATCGTATACTGGAAAAGGACGTGGGATTATTTGGAGGTTAGTGATATTTATAATGGTTTAATTAAAGCAGGTTTTTTTGGTGCAAGCATTTCACTGATAAGTTGTTATAAAGGGTTTTATACATCTGGTGGAGCTGAGGGTGTTGGAAGAGCAACGACAGGTGCTGTAGTTCTATCATCTATGACAATACTGATATCCGATTATTTTCTTTCAGCCTGGTTATTTAAGTGA
- a CDS encoding ABC transporter ATP-binding protein: MIEIVNLHKSFNNNHVLRGVNLTIEKGESMVVIGGSGSGKSVLLKHIIGILKPDDGKVFIEGIDITSLKENELYEIRKKFGMLFQMAALFDSMSVWENIGFSLLRHKKMKQEDVKSIVIEKLKLVGLSGVENLMPSELSGGMKKRVGLARAIAHEPEILLYDEPTTGLDPIMADAINDLIIEMKQRLSVTSVAITHDMNSAYKIADRIAMLYEGKIVEIGTPEEIKNTKNAVVKQFITGSAIGPIKIEGVHYERNFN, encoded by the coding sequence GTGATAGAAATTGTAAATTTGCATAAATCTTTTAATAACAACCATGTTTTGAGAGGAGTAAACCTGACAATCGAGAAGGGTGAAAGCATGGTAGTAATAGGAGGAAGTGGTTCCGGTAAAAGTGTTCTCTTAAAACATATTATCGGTATATTGAAGCCTGACGATGGTAAGGTATTTATAGAGGGCATTGATATAACATCATTAAAGGAAAATGAACTTTATGAAATAAGGAAAAAATTTGGTATGCTTTTTCAGATGGCAGCACTTTTTGATTCAATGAGTGTCTGGGAAAACATAGGGTTTTCGCTCCTCAGACATAAGAAAATGAAACAAGAAGATGTTAAATCAATAGTAATTGAAAAACTAAAGCTTGTAGGTCTTTCAGGAGTTGAGAATTTAATGCCTTCAGAACTTTCTGGCGGAATGAAAAAACGTGTTGGACTGGCAAGAGCCATAGCCCACGAACCTGAAATACTTCTTTATGATGAACCCACAACAGGACTTGATCCTATCATGGCAGATGCAATAAACGACCTGATAATCGAAATGAAACAGCGCCTTTCTGTAACATCTGTTGCTATTACACATGATATGAATAGCGCATATAAGATTGCTGACAGAATTGCAATGCTATATGAAGGAAAGATAGTAGAGATAGGGACTCCTGAGGAGATAAAGAATACAAAGAATGCTGTTGTAAAACAGTTCATAACTGGTAGTGCAATAGGACCGATCAAAATAGAAGGAGTGCACTATGAGAGGAATTTCAACTGA
- a CDS encoding MCE family protein, protein MRGISTELKVGLFAVAVIIILAFMTFRVGGINWLKKEGYIVYIYFQNIAGLDEKTKVKVAGVDAGLIEKIELKDGMAKLTVRINPDVKLYNDASASIKAAGLLGDKYLDIKTGSLEPVMRSGDTLKNVSEIVDLDDLTRNLTAVSGNINILAKSLIESIGTEESKDALRKSIVNLKYITEGLKETIDVNDQKLRTALDNINKLATSINDLIDRNRESVTTAASNIKDFSDSLKNEGPQLVSNLNKAAAELKAMIEENRPRIMKVTDSIDQIAKKIDKGEGTLGKLIQDESLYKSVTKAAEGIEKTVSAVERFRTFLTFQGEYLTEPKDAKGYFYLTIKPKPERYYILGIVSDPVGKINTTKTVKTTEAGTFKVKKEEIEDRLEFTAQYAMRYKDVALRLGFTESTFGVGTDLFFNKDRGRITADIWDFDSEEKNSKSPHIRLGLDYFLFKNLFITAGADNILNERWRGAYAGAGLRIEDEDLKYLFGTLPRISP, encoded by the coding sequence ATGAGAGGAATTTCAACTGAGCTTAAGGTTGGTTTATTTGCAGTTGCTGTTATTATAATTCTGGCTTTTATGACTTTCCGAGTTGGAGGTATTAACTGGCTAAAAAAAGAAGGTTACATAGTTTATATCTATTTCCAGAATATCGCAGGACTTGATGAAAAAACAAAAGTGAAGGTTGCGGGTGTTGATGCAGGTCTAATAGAAAAGATTGAATTGAAAGACGGAATGGCTAAATTGACTGTTAGAATAAATCCTGATGTTAAATTATATAATGATGCAAGTGCATCTATTAAAGCAGCAGGTCTTCTTGGAGATAAATATCTTGATATAAAGACAGGTTCTTTAGAACCAGTTATGAGAAGTGGTGATACTCTGAAGAATGTCAGTGAGATAGTAGACCTTGATGATCTGACACGTAATCTTACAGCAGTTTCAGGAAATATAAATATTCTTGCAAAATCGCTTATTGAAAGTATTGGAACAGAAGAATCCAAAGATGCACTGAGAAAATCTATCGTTAATCTTAAATACATAACAGAAGGGCTAAAAGAAACAATTGATGTGAATGACCAGAAATTAAGAACGGCTCTTGATAATATAAATAAATTGGCAACTTCTATAAATGATTTAATAGACAGAAATAGGGAATCTGTAACAACAGCAGCAAGCAATATTAAAGATTTTTCAGATTCCCTAAAAAATGAAGGGCCCCAACTCGTTTCAAATCTTAATAAAGCAGCGGCTGAATTGAAAGCGATGATAGAGGAAAACAGACCCAGAATCATGAAGGTTACTGATTCAATTGATCAAATAGCAAAAAAGATAGACAAGGGAGAGGGAACACTTGGCAAATTGATTCAGGATGAAAGTCTTTACAAGTCTGTAACAAAGGCTGCAGAAGGGATTGAGAAGACTGTGTCTGCTGTTGAAAGGTTCAGGACATTTTTAACTTTTCAGGGTGAATACCTCACAGAACCAAAAGACGCAAAAGGTTACTTTTATTTAACCATCAAACCAAAACCTGAAAGATATTACATCCTTGGTATAGTCAGTGACCCTGTTGGCAAAATAAACACTACCAAGACTGTAAAGACTACTGAGGCAGGAACGTTTAAAGTTAAAAAAGAGGAGATCGAAGACAGATTAGAGTTTACAGCACAGTATGCTATGAGATATAAGGATGTTGCATTAAGGCTTGGTTTTACAGAAAGCACTTTTGGTGTTGGAACAGACCTTTTTTTCAATAAAGACAGAGGTAGAATAACTGCTGATATATGGGATTTTGATAGTGAGGAGAAAAACTCAAAAAGTCCTCATATTCGTTTAGGTCTCGATTACTTTCTATTTAAGAATCTATTTATAACTGCTGGTGCGGATAATATACTTAATGAGAGATGGCGCGGTGCATATGCAGGTGCAGGGTTGAGAATTGAGGATGAAGATTTGAAATATCTTTTTGGAACATTACCAAGAATATCACCATAG
- a CDS encoding PA2779 family protein encodes MVKIPFMKQISWYLVIIMFLIGIAPKVDAGLAPSELLSLSQYDRVADLEKIQKAIEIKAVSERLKQFGLTQDEIHKRLSQLSDQQIHQIALQLDSLNIGKDNALGVIIALLIIAILVVILLKLTGHRVIITK; translated from the coding sequence ATGGTGAAAATTCCTTTTATGAAGCAAATTTCATGGTACTTAGTCATAATCATGTTTCTTATAGGAATTGCTCCGAAAGTCGATGCTGGACTTGCACCTTCAGAACTATTATCTCTTTCTCAGTATGACCGTGTTGCTGATTTAGAAAAAATTCAAAAAGCTATTGAAATAAAAGCTGTAAGTGAGAGGCTGAAACAATTTGGATTAACGCAAGATGAAATTCATAAGAGACTTTCTCAATTAAGTGATCAACAGATTCATCAGATTGCCTTGCAACTCGATAGTTTGAATATAGGAAAGGATAATGCACTTGGTGTAATTATAGCGTTGCTTATAATTGCGATACTTGTGGTGATATTGCTGAAGCTTACTGGTCACAGAGTTATTATTACAAAATAA